A DNA window from Gasterosteus aculeatus chromosome 16, fGasAcu3.hap1.1, whole genome shotgun sequence contains the following coding sequences:
- the LOC120833649 gene encoding mitogen-activated protein kinase kinase kinase kinase 4 isoform X15 — MANESPAKSLVDIDLAALRDPAGIFELVEVVGNGTYGQVYKGRHVKTGQLAAIKVMDVTEDEEEEIKLEINMLKKYSHHRNIATYYGAFIKKSPPGHDDQLWLVMEFCGAGSITDLVKNTKGNTLKEDWIAYISREILRGLAHLHAHHVIHRDIKGQNVLLTENAEVKLVDFGVSAQLDRTVGRRNTFIGTPYWMAPEVIACDENPDATYDYRSDLWSCGITAIEMAEGAPPLCDMHPMRALFLIPRNPPPRLKSKKWSKKFFSFIEGCLVKNYTQRPPTEQLLKHPYIRDQPNERQVRIQLKDHIDRTKKKRGEKDETEYEYSGSEEEEEEASEQEGEPSSIVNVPGESTLRRDFIRLQQENKERSEALRRQQLLQEQQLREQEEYKRQLLAERQKRIEQQKEQRRRLEEQQRREREMRRQQEREQRRREQEEKRRVEEMERRRKEEEERRRAEEEKRRADREQADDRYRKNIQGSPQAASTKPQLPPVPPRSESSSHPNGNPAPEVAPAVHRPVEPQDLTALAKELRAVDDVRPPNKVTDYSSSSDDSDTTDEDDDEEVDQEAGEESTSGPEDSRAASSRLSNGETESVKTMIVHDEGESDAGSTPCKDGTLIVRQSQSSNNMQKHKSSSSFTPFIDPRLLQVSPSTGSALNNIGYGNDARLAEALRADPSRKGSVVNVNPVNTRPQSDTPEIRKYKKRFNSEILCAALWGVNLLVGTESGLMLLDRSGQGKVYPLISRRRFQQMDVLEGLNVLVTISGKKNKLRVYYLSWLRNKILHNDPEVEKKQGWTTVGDLEGCVHYNVVKYERIKFLVLALKHSVEVYAWAPKPYHKFMAFKSFGDLVHKPLLVDLTVEEGQRLKVIYGSASGFHAVDVDSGAVYDIYLPTHIQTHIQSHAIIILPNTDGIELLVCYEDEGVYVNTYGRITKDVVLQWGEMPTSVAYIRSNQIMGWGEKAIEIRSVETGHLDGVFMHKRAQRLKFLCERNDKVFFASVRSGGSSQVYFMTLGRSNLLSW, encoded by the exons GGCCGGCACGTCAAGACGGGACAGCTGGCCGCCATCAAGGTCATGGACGTCACCGAG gacgaagaggaggagatcaaGCTGGAAATCAACATGCTGAAGAAGTACTCCCACCACAGAAACATCGCCACCTACTACGGCGCCTTCATCAAGAAGAGTCCGCCGGGCCACGACGACCAGCTGTGG ctggTGATGGAGTTCTGTGGCGCCGGGTCCATCACGGATCTGGTGAAGAACACCAAAGGCAACACGCTGAAGGAGGACTGGATCGCCTACATCTCCAGAGAGATCCTCCGG GGATTGGCTCACCTGCACGCCCATCACGTCATCCACCGAGACATCAAGGGACAGAACGTGCTGCTGACCGAGAACGCTGAGGTCAAGCTGG TGGATTTCGGCGTGAGCGCCCAGCTGGACCGGACGGTGGGGCGGAGGAACACCTTCATCGGGACGCCGTACTGGATGGCCCCCGAGGTCATCGCCTGTGACGAGAACCCCGACGCCACCTACGACTACCGG AGTGACCTCTGGTCCTGTGGAATCACGGCCATCGAGATGGCTGAGGGAGCTCCCC CTCTGTGCGACATGCATCCAATGAGAGCCCTCTTCCTCATCCCCAGGAACCCGCCCCCTCGACTCAAGTCCAAAAAGTG GTCCAAGAAGTTCTTCAGCTTCATCGAGGGCTGCCTGGTGAAGAACTACACCCAGCGGCCCCCCACCGAGCAGCTGCTGAAGCACCCGTACATCCGGGACCAGCCCAACGAGAGGCAGGTCCGCATCCAGCTCAAAGACCACATCGACCGGAccaagaagaagaggggagagaagg ATGAGACGGAGTACGAGTACAGCggcagtgaggaagaggaggaggaagcctcTGAGCAGGAAGGAGAGCCGAG CTCCATCGTCAACGTGCCGGGCGAGTCGACGCTGCGCCGCGACTTCATCCGcctgcagcaggagaacaaGGAGCGCTCGGAGGCGCTGCGccgccagcagctcctccaggagcagcagctccgCGAGCAGGAGGAGTACAAGAGGCAGCTGCTGGCCGAGAGGCAGAAGCGCAtcgagcagcagaaggagcagcggcggcggctggaggag CAACAACGGCGTGAGCGCGAGATGAGGCGCCAGCAGGAGCGCGAGCAACGCCGGCGCgagcaggaggaaaagaggcgggtggaggagatggagcgccgccgcaaagaggaggaggagcggcggagggcggaggaggagaagaggagggccgACCGGGAGCAG GCAGACGACCGCTACCGGAAGAACATCCAGGGCTCTCCTCAGGCGGCGTCCACCAAACCGCAGCTGCCGCCAGTGCCGCCACGCTCCGAGTCCTCCTCCCACCCCAATGGCAACCCGGCCCCGGAGGTGGCGCCCGCCGTGCACCGGCCCGTGGAACCGcag GACCTGACGGCTCTGGCCAAGGAGCTGCGAGCCGTGGACGATGTCCGCCCCCCCAACAAGGTGACGGATTACTCCTCCTCCAGCGATGACTCGGACACCACCGACGAAGACGACGACGAAGAGGTCGACCAGGAGGCCGGCGAGGAATCGACCTCGGGCCCCGAGGACTCCAGAGCCGC CTCGTCCCGCCTGAGTAACGGGGAGACGGAGTCGGTGAAAACCATGATCGTACACGACGAGGGCGAGAGCGACGCCGGCTCCACGCCGTGCAAAGACGGCACGCTGATCGTCAGACAG AGCCAGTCTAGTAACAACATGCAGAAGCacaagtcctcctcctccttcacgccGTTCATCGACCCCCGCCTCCTGCAGGTGTCTCCGTCCACCGGCAGCGCCCTCAACAACATCG GCTACGGGAACGACGCCCGGCTGGCCGAGGCGCTGAGGGCCGACCCGTCCCGTAAGGGCTCCGTGGTCAACGTAAACCCGGTGAACACGCGGCCGCAGAGCGACACGCCGGAGATCCGCAAGTACAAGAAGAGGTTCAACTCGGAGATCCTGTGCGCCGCGCTGTGGG gcgTGAACCTCCTGGTGGGGACAGAGAGCGGTCTGATGCTGTTGGATCGCAGCGGTCAGGGGAAAGTTTATCCTCTGATCAGCCGTCGGCGCTTCCAGCAGATGGACGTCCTGGAGGGACTCAACGTCCTGGTCACCAtatcag GTAAGAAGAACAAGCTCCGGGTGTACTacctgtcctggctgaggaacaAGATCCTGCACAACGACCCCGAGGTGGAGAAGAAGCAGGGCTGGACCACGGTGGGAGACCTGGAGGGCTGCGTCCACTACAACGTCG TGAAATATGAGCGGATCAAGTTCTTGGTTCTGGCTCTGAAGCACTCTGTGGAGGTCTACGCCTGGGCCCCGAAGCCCTACCACAAGTTCATGGCCTTCAAG TCTTTCGGCGACCTGGTGCACAAGCCGCTGCTGGTCGACCTGACCGTGGAGGAGGGccagaggttaaaggtcatctACGGCTCGGCCTCGGGCTTCCACGCCGTGGACGTGGACTCCGGGGCCGTCTACGACATCTACCTGCCGACGCAC atcCAGACCCACATCCAGTCCCACGCCATCATCATCCTGCCCAACACCGACGGCATCGAGCTGCTGGTGTGCTACGAGGACGAGGGCGTCTACGTCAACACCTACGGACGCATCACCAAGGACGTGGTGCTGCAGTGGGGGGAGATGCCCACCTCAGTGG CCTACATCCGCTCCAACCAGATCATGGGCTGGGGGGAGAAGGCCATCGAGATCCGCTCGGTGGAGACCGGCCACCTGGATGGCGTCTTCATGCACAAGAGGGCCCAGAGACTCAAGTTCCTCTGTGAGAGGAACGACAAG GTGTTCTTCGCCTCCGTCCGTTCTGGAGGCTCCAGCCAGGTGTACTTCATGACTCTGGGACGAAGTAACCTGCTCAGCTGGTAG
- the LOC120833649 gene encoding mitogen-activated protein kinase kinase kinase kinase 4 isoform X11 yields the protein MANESPAKSLVDIDLAALRDPAGIFELVEVVGNGTYGQVYKGRHVKTGQLAAIKVMDVTEDEEEEIKLEINMLKKYSHHRNIATYYGAFIKKSPPGHDDQLWLVMEFCGAGSITDLVKNTKGNTLKEDWIAYISREILRGLAHLHAHHVIHRDIKGQNVLLTENAEVKLVDFGVSAQLDRTVGRRNTFIGTPYWMAPEVIACDENPDATYDYRSDLWSCGITAIEMAEGAPPLCDMHPMRALFLIPRNPPPRLKSKKWSKKFFSFIEGCLVKNYTQRPPTEQLLKHPYIRDQPNERQVRIQLKDHIDRTKKKRGEKDETEYEYSGSEEEEEEASEQEGEPSSIVNVPGESTLRRDFIRLQQENKERSEALRRQQLLQEQQLREQEEYKRQLLAERQKRIEQQKEQRRRLEEQQRREREMRRQQEREQRRREQEEKRRVEEMERRRKEEEERRRAEEEKRRADREQEYIRRQLEEEQRHLEILQQQLLHEQAMLLADDRYRKNIQGSPQAASTKPQLPPVPPRSESSSHPNGNPAPEVAPAVHRPVEPQVPVRTTSRSPVLPRRGSPHHHGNATHGSHAVHRPVASAAEPRLLWERVEKLVPRPTSNSGASSSSSSSSNSSSQPGSHCGSGERFRARPSSKSEGSPLQRPDGTNPEERRDLVRPNRPADLTALAKELRAVDDVRPPNKVTDYSSSSDDSDTTDEDDDEEVDQEAGEESTSGPEDSRAASSRLSNGETESVKTMIVHDEGESDAGSTPCKDGTLIVRQSQSSNNMQKHKSSSSFTPFIDPRLLQVSPSTGSALNNIGYGNDARLAEALRADPSRKGSVVNVNPVNTRPQSDTPEIRKYKKRFNSEILCAALWGVNLLVGTESGLMLLDRSGQGKVYPLISRRRFQQMDVLEGLNVLVTISGKKNKLRVYYLSWLRNKILHNDPEVEKKQGWTTVGDLEGCVHYNVVKYERIKFLVLALKHSVEVYAWAPKPYHKFMAFKSFGDLVHKPLLVDLTVEEGQRLKVIYGSASGFHAVDVDSGAVYDIYLPTHIQTHIQSHAIIILPNTDGIELLVCYEDEGVYVNTYGRITKDVVLQWGEMPTSVAYIRSNQIMGWGEKAIEIRSVETGHLDGVFMHKRAQRLKFLCERNDKVFFASVRSGGSSQVYFMTLGRSNLLSW from the exons GGCCGGCACGTCAAGACGGGACAGCTGGCCGCCATCAAGGTCATGGACGTCACCGAG gacgaagaggaggagatcaaGCTGGAAATCAACATGCTGAAGAAGTACTCCCACCACAGAAACATCGCCACCTACTACGGCGCCTTCATCAAGAAGAGTCCGCCGGGCCACGACGACCAGCTGTGG ctggTGATGGAGTTCTGTGGCGCCGGGTCCATCACGGATCTGGTGAAGAACACCAAAGGCAACACGCTGAAGGAGGACTGGATCGCCTACATCTCCAGAGAGATCCTCCGG GGATTGGCTCACCTGCACGCCCATCACGTCATCCACCGAGACATCAAGGGACAGAACGTGCTGCTGACCGAGAACGCTGAGGTCAAGCTGG TGGATTTCGGCGTGAGCGCCCAGCTGGACCGGACGGTGGGGCGGAGGAACACCTTCATCGGGACGCCGTACTGGATGGCCCCCGAGGTCATCGCCTGTGACGAGAACCCCGACGCCACCTACGACTACCGG AGTGACCTCTGGTCCTGTGGAATCACGGCCATCGAGATGGCTGAGGGAGCTCCCC CTCTGTGCGACATGCATCCAATGAGAGCCCTCTTCCTCATCCCCAGGAACCCGCCCCCTCGACTCAAGTCCAAAAAGTG GTCCAAGAAGTTCTTCAGCTTCATCGAGGGCTGCCTGGTGAAGAACTACACCCAGCGGCCCCCCACCGAGCAGCTGCTGAAGCACCCGTACATCCGGGACCAGCCCAACGAGAGGCAGGTCCGCATCCAGCTCAAAGACCACATCGACCGGAccaagaagaagaggggagagaagg ATGAGACGGAGTACGAGTACAGCggcagtgaggaagaggaggaggaagcctcTGAGCAGGAAGGAGAGCCGAG CTCCATCGTCAACGTGCCGGGCGAGTCGACGCTGCGCCGCGACTTCATCCGcctgcagcaggagaacaaGGAGCGCTCGGAGGCGCTGCGccgccagcagctcctccaggagcagcagctccgCGAGCAGGAGGAGTACAAGAGGCAGCTGCTGGCCGAGAGGCAGAAGCGCAtcgagcagcagaaggagcagcggcggcggctggaggag CAACAACGGCGTGAGCGCGAGATGAGGCGCCAGCAGGAGCGCGAGCAACGCCGGCGCgagcaggaggaaaagaggcgggtggaggagatggagcgccgccgcaaagaggaggaggagcggcggagggcggaggaggagaagaggagggccgACCGGGAGCAG gagtACATCCGCcgtcagctggaggaggagcagaggcacctggagatcctgcagcagcagctgctccacgaGCAGGCCATGCTGCTG GCAGACGACCGCTACCGGAAGAACATCCAGGGCTCTCCTCAGGCGGCGTCCACCAAACCGCAGCTGCCGCCAGTGCCGCCACGCTCCGAGTCCTCCTCCCACCCCAATGGCAACCCGGCCCCGGAGGTGGCGCCCGCCGTGCACCGGCCCGTGGAACCGcag GTTCCCGTAAGGACCACGTCAAGGTCCCCGGTGTTGCCGAGGCGGGGCTCGCCTcatcaccacggcaacgccACACACGGCAGCCATGCTGTGCACCGGCCCGTCGCCAG CGCGGCCGAGCCTCGGCTGCTGTGGGAGCGAGTGGAGAAACTGGTTCCCAGGCCCACCAGTAACAGCGGAGCCTCCagttcctccagcagctccagcaacTCCAGCTCGCAGCCCGGCTCCCACTGCGGCTCTGGGGAGCGCTTCAGGGCCCGCC CCTCGTCCAAATCCGAGGGCTCGCCCCTCCAACGGCCCGACGGCACAAACCCCGAGGAGAGGCGGGACTTGGTCCGGCCGAACAGACCAGCG GACCTGACGGCTCTGGCCAAGGAGCTGCGAGCCGTGGACGATGTCCGCCCCCCCAACAAGGTGACGGATTACTCCTCCTCCAGCGATGACTCGGACACCACCGACGAAGACGACGACGAAGAGGTCGACCAGGAGGCCGGCGAGGAATCGACCTCGGGCCCCGAGGACTCCAGAGCCGC CTCGTCCCGCCTGAGTAACGGGGAGACGGAGTCGGTGAAAACCATGATCGTACACGACGAGGGCGAGAGCGACGCCGGCTCCACGCCGTGCAAAGACGGCACGCTGATCGTCAGACAG AGCCAGTCTAGTAACAACATGCAGAAGCacaagtcctcctcctccttcacgccGTTCATCGACCCCCGCCTCCTGCAGGTGTCTCCGTCCACCGGCAGCGCCCTCAACAACATCG GCTACGGGAACGACGCCCGGCTGGCCGAGGCGCTGAGGGCCGACCCGTCCCGTAAGGGCTCCGTGGTCAACGTAAACCCGGTGAACACGCGGCCGCAGAGCGACACGCCGGAGATCCGCAAGTACAAGAAGAGGTTCAACTCGGAGATCCTGTGCGCCGCGCTGTGGG gcgTGAACCTCCTGGTGGGGACAGAGAGCGGTCTGATGCTGTTGGATCGCAGCGGTCAGGGGAAAGTTTATCCTCTGATCAGCCGTCGGCGCTTCCAGCAGATGGACGTCCTGGAGGGACTCAACGTCCTGGTCACCAtatcag GTAAGAAGAACAAGCTCCGGGTGTACTacctgtcctggctgaggaacaAGATCCTGCACAACGACCCCGAGGTGGAGAAGAAGCAGGGCTGGACCACGGTGGGAGACCTGGAGGGCTGCGTCCACTACAACGTCG TGAAATATGAGCGGATCAAGTTCTTGGTTCTGGCTCTGAAGCACTCTGTGGAGGTCTACGCCTGGGCCCCGAAGCCCTACCACAAGTTCATGGCCTTCAAG TCTTTCGGCGACCTGGTGCACAAGCCGCTGCTGGTCGACCTGACCGTGGAGGAGGGccagaggttaaaggtcatctACGGCTCGGCCTCGGGCTTCCACGCCGTGGACGTGGACTCCGGGGCCGTCTACGACATCTACCTGCCGACGCAC atcCAGACCCACATCCAGTCCCACGCCATCATCATCCTGCCCAACACCGACGGCATCGAGCTGCTGGTGTGCTACGAGGACGAGGGCGTCTACGTCAACACCTACGGACGCATCACCAAGGACGTGGTGCTGCAGTGGGGGGAGATGCCCACCTCAGTGG CCTACATCCGCTCCAACCAGATCATGGGCTGGGGGGAGAAGGCCATCGAGATCCGCTCGGTGGAGACCGGCCACCTGGATGGCGTCTTCATGCACAAGAGGGCCCAGAGACTCAAGTTCCTCTGTGAGAGGAACGACAAG GTGTTCTTCGCCTCCGTCCGTTCTGGAGGCTCCAGCCAGGTGTACTTCATGACTCTGGGACGAAGTAACCTGCTCAGCTGGTAG